Genomic window (Streptomyces sp. TG1A-60):
CGCCGCCACCGCGCGTACGCCGAGGATGACGGGCGCGTTCCACGGTGCGAACGCCGCGACCACGCCGAGGGGTTCGCGCACCGCGAGGCCCAGCGCGCCCTCCTTCTGGCTGCTGAGGACCTCGCCGCGCGGCGCGGTGATCGCCGCCGCCGCCTCACGCAGGATGTTGGCCGCCAGCGCCACGTTGAAGTACGCCCACGGCCGGGTACCGCCCGCCTCCCGGGCCATGATGTCCGCGACCTGGTCGCCCCTGCCCTCCAGCAGCTCGGCGGCCTTGAAGAAGATCGCACGCCGGGCGAAGGGCGCGAGCGCCGCCCACTCCTCGAACGCGGCGTCGGCGGCGTCCACGGCCCGCCGGACGTCCTCCGGTCCCGCCGCCGCGACCGTCGCGTACACCTCCCCGGTATACGGATCGAGGTCCTCGGCGGTGCGGCCGGACGTGGCGGGCACGTCCTTGCCGCCGATCAACAGGTCACGGGTTATGGCCATGGTGTGGCTTCCTCGGGTGCATATCGACGACGGTACGTGATGGAGTTTGATCGCTCAGCTGCGTTCGTGCTGTGAAGATCTATTCACGATATCCTCCGTGATGCTCTGCCCCCGGCCCCGGCCATGTCAAGAGCGCCGCCGCGGTGTCCGCGCGGCGGGCACGTTCGCCTCACGACGGAGGTCACCCGACAGGCGCTGAGACGCACGCCCCGGCTACGTTTGCCAGGTTCCGCATGTCGGAGGAACCTCGAAGGAGAGGCCTTTCGCGGCCCACTCTCCTGCCGGGCCGGGCCTTTCGAAGGAGGTCATCCTATGGGCACCACGGCAAGCCCCGCCTTCGACACCGAAGCTCTGCGCCGGGGCACCGAGCAAGCGGACGCGACGACGCTGCTGTCTCTCTACGCGGAGGACGCCGAGATGCGCGTCGTGGACCGCAACACCCAGCCCAGCCACCCCAAGGTCATGCACGGCCGGTCCGAGATCTCCGCCATGCTGGAGGACCTCTACAGCCGGGACCTGACCCACAAGGTGGAGCAGTGCGTCATCCAGGGCGACCAGGTCTCCCTCACCGAGTCGTGCGAGTATCCCGACGGGGCCAGAGTCCTGGCCAGCTCGATGATCTCCCTGCGCGACGGCAAGATCGTCGACCACACCCTGATCCAGGCCTGGGACGAGTAGCAGGCAGCGGGGTTTCTGGGGCAGCGTCGGTGGCGCGCCTTTCGGCTCCGCCGCCGAACGTGCGGGCCGGACCACGGTCGAACGGGCCGGTGACCACGCCGGAGCCGGGACCGCTTTCGGACAG
Coding sequences:
- a CDS encoding nuclear transport factor 2 family protein: MGTTASPAFDTEALRRGTEQADATTLLSLYAEDAEMRVVDRNTQPSHPKVMHGRSEISAMLEDLYSRDLTHKVEQCVIQGDQVSLTESCEYPDGARVLASSMISLRDGKIVDHTLIQAWDE